The proteins below come from a single Azospirillum sp. B510 genomic window:
- a CDS encoding class I SAM-dependent methyltransferase codes for MPVHHSSRGYETAAATYVKGRPGYPAEATTWLREDLGVGPGRKVLEVGAGTGKFTAVLERCGGEIVAVEPVAGMRDQLVPAFPGITVLAGNAEAIPLPDGSVDAVVCAQSFHWFATAEALREMRRVLAPGGRLGLIWNVRDESVPWMAELTAITDPWEGGTPRYRTGDWRRVFPAPGFEAIGEHHVRHAHVGSPDDVIVRRTMSVSFIAALPAEQQAEVERQVRALIAGTPDLAGRAEIAFPYETVMVAFRKV; via the coding sequence ATGCCGGTTCACCATTCTTCCAGAGGCTATGAGACGGCGGCGGCGACTTATGTCAAAGGCCGCCCCGGCTACCCGGCCGAAGCCACCACATGGCTTCGCGAGGATCTTGGCGTCGGTCCCGGCCGGAAGGTTCTGGAGGTCGGCGCCGGCACCGGCAAGTTCACGGCGGTGCTTGAGCGATGCGGCGGCGAGATCGTCGCGGTGGAGCCGGTCGCGGGCATGCGCGACCAGCTGGTTCCCGCCTTTCCCGGCATCACCGTCCTGGCCGGCAACGCCGAGGCCATTCCGCTGCCCGACGGCTCGGTCGATGCGGTGGTCTGCGCCCAGTCCTTCCACTGGTTCGCCACCGCCGAGGCCCTGCGGGAGATGCGCAGGGTCCTGGCGCCGGGCGGCCGGTTGGGGCTGATCTGGAATGTGCGGGATGAAAGCGTGCCGTGGATGGCGGAACTCACCGCCATCACCGACCCGTGGGAGGGCGGCACCCCGCGCTATCGGACCGGCGACTGGCGCCGGGTGTTTCCGGCTCCCGGTTTCGAGGCGATCGGCGAACACCATGTCCGGCATGCCCATGTCGGCAGCCCGGACGACGTCATCGTCAGGCGGACGATGTCGGTCAGCTTCATCGCGGCCCTCCCCGCCGAACAGCAGGCCGAGGTCGAGCGGCAGGTCCGCGCCCTGATCGCCGGGACCCCGGACCTGGCGGGCCGCGCCGAAATCGCCTTCCCCTACGAAACGGTCATGGTCGCCTTCCGAAAGGTGTGA